A single region of the Aeromonas hydrophila subsp. hydrophila ATCC 7966 genome encodes:
- a CDS encoding aspartate aminotransferase family protein, whose amino-acid sequence MSELLAVTREVFDEVMVPNYAPAKIIPVRGEGSRVWDQEGREYVDFAGGIAVNGLGHCHPKLVEALKTQGEKLWHLSNVMTNEPALRLAKKLVAATFADKVYFCNSGAEANEAALKLARRYAIEKFGAHKTQIIAFHQGFHGRTFFTVSVGGQAAYSDGFGPKPADITHVAYNDLAELAAVISDNTCAVVMEPLQGEGGIIRPTDEFAKGVRELCDKHNALLIYDEVQSGVGRTGDLFAYMGLGVTPDILTSAKALGGGFPIGAMLTTTDIASHLKVGTHGSTYGGNPLACAVAEAVIDVVNTPEVLNGIKQREQLFREGIEAINAKYHCFSEVRGKGLLLGAVLNDDYKGRSRDFLLASIDQGLMALVAGTNVVRFAPSLVIPEADIKEGLVRFEKAVAQVVNA is encoded by the coding sequence ATGTCAGAGTTGTTGGCAGTGACACGTGAAGTGTTTGATGAAGTGATGGTTCCCAACTATGCGCCCGCCAAGATCATCCCGGTGCGTGGTGAAGGGTCACGTGTCTGGGATCAGGAAGGCCGTGAGTATGTGGATTTCGCCGGCGGGATCGCCGTCAATGGCCTGGGCCATTGCCATCCCAAGCTGGTCGAGGCCCTGAAAACCCAGGGCGAGAAGCTGTGGCACCTCTCCAACGTGATGACCAACGAGCCGGCCCTGCGCCTGGCCAAGAAGCTGGTCGCCGCTACCTTCGCCGACAAGGTCTATTTCTGCAACTCCGGTGCCGAAGCCAACGAAGCCGCCCTCAAGCTGGCCCGCCGCTACGCCATCGAGAAGTTCGGTGCCCACAAGACCCAGATCATCGCCTTCCACCAGGGCTTCCACGGTCGTACCTTCTTTACCGTCAGCGTCGGCGGCCAGGCTGCCTACTCCGATGGTTTCGGTCCCAAGCCCGCAGACATCACCCACGTAGCCTACAACGATCTGGCGGAGCTGGCTGCCGTCATCTCCGACAATACCTGCGCCGTGGTGATGGAGCCGCTGCAGGGCGAGGGCGGCATCATTCGTCCCACCGACGAGTTTGCCAAAGGGGTGCGCGAGTTGTGCGACAAGCACAACGCCCTGCTGATCTATGACGAAGTGCAATCCGGCGTCGGTCGTACCGGCGATCTGTTTGCCTACATGGGTCTGGGCGTCACGCCGGACATCCTCACCAGCGCCAAGGCACTGGGCGGCGGCTTCCCCATCGGCGCCATGCTGACCACCACCGACATCGCCTCCCACCTGAAAGTGGGCACTCACGGCTCCACCTACGGCGGCAACCCGCTGGCCTGCGCGGTGGCCGAGGCGGTGATCGATGTGGTCAACACCCCGGAAGTGCTCAATGGCATCAAGCAGCGCGAACAGCTGTTCCGCGAAGGGATCGAGGCCATCAATGCCAAGTACCACTGCTTCAGCGAAGTGCGCGGCAAGGGTCTGCTGCTGGGCGCCGTGCTGAACGACGACTACAAGGGCCGCTCGCGCGACTTCCTGCTGGCCTCCATCGATCAGGGTCTGATGGCGCTGGTAGCCGGCACCAACGTGGTGCGTTTCGCGCCGTCCCTGGTTATTCCGGAAGCGGACATCAAGGAAGGGCTGGTACGGTTCGAAAAAGCGGTTGCCCAGGTGGTTAACGCCTGA
- a CDS encoding aminodeoxychorismate synthase component II, whose protein sequence is MLLLIDNYDSFTWNLVQYFGALGQEVVVKRNDELTLDAIARLSPRYLVISPGPCTPNEAGISLAAISHFAGQLPILGVCLGHQSLAQAFGARVVRARQVMHGKTSLIRHRGEGVFKGLNDPLRVTRYHSLIVERDTLPDCLEITAWSEHADGSPDEIMGLRHKQLNIEGVQFHPESILSEQGHQLLANFLANP, encoded by the coding sequence ATGCTGTTGTTGATCGATAACTACGACTCCTTTACCTGGAATCTGGTGCAATATTTTGGCGCCCTGGGGCAGGAGGTAGTGGTGAAGCGCAATGACGAGCTGACGCTGGACGCCATTGCCCGGCTCTCTCCCCGTTATTTGGTGATTTCTCCCGGTCCCTGCACCCCCAATGAGGCGGGTATCTCGCTGGCGGCCATCTCCCATTTTGCTGGCCAGCTCCCCATTCTCGGCGTCTGCCTCGGTCACCAGTCGCTGGCGCAGGCCTTTGGTGCCAGAGTGGTGCGCGCCCGTCAGGTGATGCACGGCAAGACCTCGCTCATTCGCCATCGTGGTGAGGGGGTATTCAAGGGGCTCAACGATCCGCTGCGGGTCACTCGTTACCATTCGCTCATCGTGGAGCGCGACACCTTGCCCGATTGCCTCGAGATCACCGCCTGGAGCGAACATGCCGATGGCAGCCCGGACGAGATCATGGGGCTGCGCCATAAGCAGTTGAATATAGAGGGTGTTCAGTTCCATCCGGAGAGCATTCTGAGCGAGCAGGGTCATCAGTTGCTGGCCAATTTTTTGGCTAATCCCTGA